The Medicago truncatula cultivar Jemalong A17 chromosome 4, MtrunA17r5.0-ANR, whole genome shotgun sequence genome includes a region encoding these proteins:
- the LOC11440570 gene encoding DNA replication licensing factor MCM4 — protein MASDSTPMDSNNGPSSPDNSNSSPIANTYSSPGRRRRRQSITPSGTPQPNRSRFASSDATPTPSRHRRGGGIPSGRRGPATPTSTSEDFPMSSEGGDGYDMDDAGPTYVWGTNISVEDVNDAIQRFLKHFREKSASQGGDDDLDMDLDIEGKYEKLIKQVIELEGESIDVDARDVFDHDHELYSKMVRYPLEVLAIFDMVLMNMVTRMNPMFEKHVQTRIFNLKSSTSMRNLNPSDIERMVSMKGMIIRCSSIIPEIREAIFRCLVCGFCSDPVPVERGRIAEPTVCLREECQSRNSMTLVHNRCKFSDKQIVRLQETPDEIPEGGTPHTVSLLLHDKLVDTGKPGDRVEVTGIYRAMSVRVGPTQRTVKSLFKTYIDCLHIKKTSKSRMLVEDAMEVDNGQGRNPEEVLFDEEKVAKLKELSKQPDIYERLTKSLAPNIWELDDVKKGLLCQLFGGNALKLASGASFRGDINILLVGDPGTSKSQLLQYIHKLSPRGIYTSGRGSSAVGLTAYVAKDPETGETVLESGALVLSDRGICCIDEFDKMSDNARSMLHEVMEQQTVSIAKAGIIASLNARTSVLACANPSGSRYNPRLSVIDNIHLPPTLLSRFDLIYLMLDKADEQTDRRLAKHIVSLHYKDYENIEQDVLDISTLTDYVSYARKHIHPQLSDEAADELITGYVKIRGRGKFSGSSKKVITATPRQIESLLRLSEALARIRFSESVEKHDVVEAFRLLEVAMQQSAMDTRTGTIDMDLITTGVSASERMRRESLIQDTRNMIMEKMQIGGRSMRLLEILEELKNQSPGSEIHLNDLRSAVATLASEGFVSMAGDSVKRT, from the exons ATGGCTTCCGATTCCACTCCAATGGATTCCAACAATG GTCCTTCTTCACCGGACAACTCCAATTCAAGTCCAATCGCCAACACCTACTCCTCCCCCGGCCGCCGTCGCCGCCGTCAATCAATCACTCCATCTGGAACTCCTCAACCGAACAGATCTCGCTTCGCTTCCTCCGATGCAACTCCAACTCCCTCCCGTCACCGTCGAGGTGGCGGAATCCCCTCCGGCCGCCGTGGACCCGCCACACCAACTTCCACCTCCGAAGACTTTCCTATGTCTTCTGAAGGCGGTGACGGTTATGACATGGATGATGCTGGTCCTACTTACGTTTGGGGTACTAACATTAGCGTGGAGGATGTTAACGATGCGATTCAGAGGTTTTTGAAGCATTTTAGAGAAAAATCTGCTTCTCAAGGCGGTGATGATGATTTGGATATGGATTTGGATATTGAAGGGAAGTATGAGAAATTGATCAAACAGGTTATTGAATTGGAAGGTGAGTCTATTGATGTTGATGCACGTGATGTGTTTGATCACGATCACGAATTGTATAGTAAGATGGTGAGGTATCCTCTCGAGGTGCTTGCCATTTTTGATATGGTTTTGATGAACATGGTCACTAGGATGAATCCTATGTTTGAGAAGCATGTTCAAACTAGGATTTTTAATCTTAAGAGCTCAACTTCAATGAGGAATTTGAATCCTTCTg ATATTGAGAGGATGGTGTCGATGAAGGGAATGATTATTCGGTGCAGCTCGATTATACCAGAAATCAGGGAAGCTATATTCAGGTGTCTAGTATGTGGTTTCTGCTCTGACCCGGTTCCGGTGGAGAGAG gaCGAATCGCCGAACCTACTGTTTGCTTGAGGGAAGAGTGTCAGTCCAGGAATTCGATGACACTTGTTCACAACCGATGCAA GTTTTCTGATAAACAAATTGTGAGGCTTCAGGAGACACCTGATGAGATACCTGAAGGAGGAACACCTCACACTGTTAGCTTGCTATTGCATGACAAACTGGTGGATACTGGAAAGCCAGGTGACAGAGTTGAG GTGACTGGTATATACAGGGCTATGAGTGTCAGGGTGGGACCAACTCAGAGAACTGTTAAGTCATTGTTCAAA ACGTATATTGATTGTCTTCACATAAAAAAGACATCAAAGTCCCGGATGCTAGTTGAGGATGCTATGGAGGTTGACAATGGCCAGGGCAGAAATCCagaagaagttttatttgatgaaGAAAAG GTGGCTAAACTGAAGGAGCTCTCAAAACAACCAGATATCTATGAAAGGCTGACAAAGTCACTGGCGCCAAACATCTGGGAGCTAGATGATGTAAAGAAAGGTCTTCTTTGCCAG cTTTTTGGGGGCAATGCTTTGAAGTTGGCATCTGGTGCTAGCTTTCGTGGTGATATAAATATTCTCCTTGTTGGTGATCCTGGTACAAGCAAGTCGCAGCTACTTCAGTACATACACAAACTTTCTCCACGTGGCATTTACACCAGTGGAAGGGGAAGCTCAGCAGTTGGATTGACTGCTTACGTGGCCAAAGATCCTGAAACAGGCGAAACT GTTCTTGAGAGTGGTGCCCTAGTTTTGAGCGACCGAGGTATCTGCTGCATTGATGAATTTGACAAAATGTCTGACAATGCAAGGAGCATGTTACACGAG GTGATGGAACAACAAACTGTTTCAATAGCAAAGGCAGGCATTATTGCTTCCCTCAATGCAAGGACCTCGGTGTTGGCTTGCGCAAACCCTAGTGGGTCACGATATAATCCCCGCTTGTCTGTCATTGACAACATACACCTTCCTCCCACTCTTTTGTCCAG atttgatttaatttacTTAATGCTTGATAAGGCTGATGAACAGACCGACCGACGACTTGCCAAACATATTGTTTCCCTGCACTATAAGGATTATGAG AACATTGAGCAGGATGTGTTGGACATTTCTACACTAACTGATTATGTTAGCTATGCCCGAAAGCACATACACCCACAACTATCAGATGAAGCTGCTGATGAGTTGATTACAGGCTATGTAAAAATAAGGGGTAGGGGAAAATTCTCCGGAAGCAGCAAAAAG GTAATAACGGCAACTCCAAGGCAGATTGAGAGTCTATTACGACTTAGTGAAGCATTGGCTCGGATTCGCTTCTCAGAATCG GTCGAAAAACATGACGTGGTGGAGGCATTTCGGCTTCTGGAAGTTGCAATGCAGCAATCTGCAATGGATACCAGAACTG GAACTATTGACATGGATCTTATAACTACTGGTGTTTCGGCAAGCGAAAGGATGAGGCGAGAAAGTTTGATTCAAGACACCCGCAACATGATCATGGAGAAGATGCAAATTGGGGGACGTTCCATGCGATTATTAGAG ATATTGGAGGAGTTGAAGAATCAGAGCCCTGGCAGCGAAATTCATCTTAATGAT CTAAGGAGTGCAGTTGCTACTCTTGCCAGTGAAGGATTTGTTTCCATGGCTGGTGACAGTGTAAAAAGAACATGA
- the LOC11439633 gene encoding protein SHI RELATED SEQUENCE 3 yields the protein MEKMHSTQLGEEEVLKGPKCQDCGNQAKKDCAYSRCRSCCKNKGFNCHTHIRSTWIPADRRRHRMDHPSDQHHLHEHKRHKQINTISSSDEFKFPAVTSSMTTLTCVQVRSMDETVNETAYQTSVEIGGHVFSGILYDQGPDEQSFNNIHPLDQQQNLNLFSSNVIHTGDDGASASATIAATASHRRLLYPPPHPLPSFRPGMPY from the exons ATGGAAAAGATGCATTCAACACAATTAGGGGAAGAAGAAGTGTTAAAGGGTCCAAAATGTCAAGACTGTGGGAACCAAGCAAAGAAGGATTGTGCATACTCAAGGTGCAGAAGTTGCTGCAAAAACAAAGGTTTTAACTGCCATACACATATCAGAAGCACTTGGATTCCTGCCGATAGAAGGCGTCACAGAATGGATCATCCTTCTGATCAGCACCACCTTCATGAACATAAAAGGCACAAGCAGATCAACACTATTTCAA GTTCTGATGAGTTCAAATTTCCGGCTGTTACGAGTTCCATGACCACATTGACATGTGTTCAGGTGCGCTCTATGGACGAAACGGTCAATGAAACGGCCTATCAAACAAGTGTAGAAATTGGAGGACATGTATTTAGTGGCATTCTTTATGATCAAGGCCCTGATGAACAAAGCTTCAATAATATACACCCTCTTGATCAGCAACAAAATCTCAATCTTTTTAGTAGTAATGTAATCCACACCGGTGATGATGGTGCAAGTGCAAGTGCAACTATAGCTGCTACTGCTTCTCATCGTCGCCTTCTATATCCTCCACCGCATCCATTACCTTCTTTCAGGCCCGGTATGCCATATTAA
- the LOC11440184 gene encoding ciliogenesis-associated TTC17-interacting protein: MENQTSSSSSMQFLILEQVQFVKVNDDSLLQWELVDVVDAEEQSEEEERVDDDGDSFISWSDSSRIGDPIELLTHRRIHLDDPVENHHHHHVGYSEEQVNHDDDDDDDDESEDDGDDDLDDELVPWDIGNKLGRQRMRKLGKRVSSKMNNSKRSPILFVRPGCVRGKHGMGLKHCF, encoded by the coding sequence ATGGAAAACcaaacttcatcatcatcatcgatgCAGTTTCTCATCCTTGAACAAGTTCAATTCGTGAAAGTGAATGATGATTCTCTTCTTCAATGGGAacttgttgatgttgttgacgCTGAAGAACaatcagaagaagaagaaagggttgatgatgatggtgattcTTTCATTTCTTGGTCAGATTCTTCTAGAATCGGTGACCCGATTGAACTATTAACCCATCGCCGTATTCATCTCGATGACCCAGTTGAAAATCACCATCATCACCATGTTGGGTACAGTGAAGAACAAGTTaaccatgatgatgatgatgatgatgatgatgaaagtgaagatgatggtgatgatgatttggatgatgaGCTTGTTCCATGGGATATAGGGAACAAGTTAGGGAGACAAAGAATGAGGAAATTGGGTAAAAGGGTTTCTTCAAAAATGAATAATTCGAAGAGGTCTCCTATTCTTTTTGTGAGGCCTGGCTGTGTTCGTGGTAAACATGGGATGGGGCTTAAACACTGTTTTTAA
- the LOC11439634 gene encoding coatomer subunit alpha-1 — translation MLTKFETKSNRVKGLSFHSKRPWILASLHSGVIQLWDYRMGTLIDRFDEHDGPVRGVHFHNSQPLFVSGGDDYKIKVWNYKMHRCLFTLLGHLDYIRTVQFHHENPWIVSASDDQTIRIWNWQSRTCISVLTGHNHYVMCASFHPKEDIVVSASLDQTVRVWDIGSLKRKAGPPSDDILRLSQMNTDLFGGVDAVVKYVLEGHDRGVNWAAFHPTLPLIVSGADDRQVKLWRMNDTKAWEVDTLRGHMNNVSCVMFHAKQDIIVSNSEDKSIRVWDATKRTGIQTFRREHDRFWILSTHPEMNLLAAGHDSGMIVFKLERERPAFAVSNDSLFYTKDRFLRFYEFSTQRETQVLTIRRPGSLSLNQSPKTLSYSPTENAILLCSDVDGGSYELYCISKDSTIKDSFGRGDMQEPKKGLGGSAVFVARNRFAVLEKSSNQVLLKNLKNELVKKSVLPIATDAIFYAGTGNLLCRSEDRVFIFDLQQRIVLGDLQTPFIKYVVWSNENNDSVALLSKHAIVIASKKLVHQCTLHETIRVKSGAWDDNGIFIYTTLNHIKYCLPNGDSGIIKTLDVPIYITKVVGNTIFCLGRDGKNKAITIDATEYIFKLSLLKKRYDHVMNMIKNSQLCGQAMIAYLQQKGFPEVALHFVKDERIRFNLAIESGNIQIAVASATAIDEKDHWYQLGVEALRQGNAGIVEYAYQRTKNFERLSFLYLITGNVEKLSKMLKIAEVKNDVMGQFHNALYMGDIRERVKILENVGHLPLAYITASTHGLHDVAERLAAELGDNVPSLPEGKVPSLLIPPSPVLCCGDWPLLRVMRGIFDGGFRNADQDADEEEFDDAPEGDWVEDIGLDVDGLENGDVTAILDDGEAAEEGDEEGGWELEDLELPPEADTPKASVSTRSSVFVAPTPGMAVSQIWIQRSSLAADHAAAGNFDTAMRLLNRQLGIKNFAPLRSMFLDLHSASHSYLRAFSSAPVVPLAVERGWTESSSPNVRGPPALPYKLSQLDEKLKAGYKSTTAGKFTEALRTFANILHTIPLIVVESRREVDDVKELIIIVKEYVLALQMELKRREMKDNPARQQELAAYFTHCNLQTPHLRLALLNAMTVCYKAKNLATAANFARRLLETNPSIENQAKTARQVLAAAERNLTDATELNYDFRNPFVICGATYVPIYRGQKDVSCPYCTSRFVPTQDGQLCTVCELSVVGADASGLLCSPAQIR, via the exons ATGTTAACGAAATTCGAGACAAAAAGTAACAGAGTGAAGGGATTGAGTTTCCACAGCAAGAGACCATGGATACTTGCGAGTCTTCACAGTGGTGTGATCCAGCTATGGGACTATCGAATGGGGACCTTGATTGATCGATTCGATGAACATGATGGACCTGTTCGTGGCGTTCATTTTCACAATTCTCAACCCCTCTTTGTCTCTGGAG GGGATGATTACAAGATTAAGGTCTGGAACTATAAGATGCATAGGTGCTTATTCACTCTTCTAGGACACCTTGATTATATTCGTACAGTGCAATTTCATCATGAGAACCCATGGATTGTGAGTGCTAGTGATGATCAAACCATTCGCATCTGGAATTGGCAGTCACGTACCTGTATATCTGTTTTAACTGGGCACAACCATTATGTTATGTGTGCTTCATTCCATCCAAAAGAGGATATTGTTGTGTCAGCCTCCCTGGATCAGACTGTTCGTGTTTGGGATATTGGTTCTCTCAAAAGGAAGGCTGGACCTCCTTCAGATGATATTTTGCGATTGAGTCAGATGAACACGGATCTTTTTGGTGGTGTCGATGCAGTTGTTAAGTACGTGTTGGAAGGTCATGACCGGGGTGTCAACTGGGCTGCTTTTCATCCTACACTGCCTCTTATTGTCTCAGGAGCTGATGACCGTCAAGTGAAACTTTGGAGGATGAATG ACACTAAGGCATGGGAAGTGGATACTTTGAGAGGGCACATGAATAATGTTTCATGTGTTATGTTCCATGCCAAACAGGATATCATTGTGTCAAATTCTGAGGATAAAAGTATTCGAGTATGGGATGCAACAAAGAGGACTGGTATTCAAACCTTCCGCAGGGAACATGACCGATTTTGGATTCTTTCAACACATCCTGAAATGAATCTGTTGGCAGCTGGTCATGATAGTGGCATGATAGTCTTCAAGCTGGAGAGAGAAAGGCCTGCCTTTGCTGTTAGTAATGATTCTTTGTTCTACACCAAAGACCGCTTTTTGCGTTTCTATGAATTTTCAACACAGAGAGAGACACAAGTACTTACTATTCGGCGACCTGGTTCTTTAAGCCTGAATCAAAGTCCTAAGACTCTTTCCTACAGTCCTACTGAAAATGCAATTCTTCTCTGCTCAGATGTGGACGGTGGATCTTATGAGTTGTACTGCATATCCAAGGATAGCACAATCAAGGACAGTTTTGGTAGGGGTGATATGCAAGAACCAAAGAAAGGTCTTGGAGGATCAGCAGTCTTTGTGGCTCGGAATAGGTTTGCCGTGCTTGAAAAAAGCAGCAACCAAGTCCTTTTAAAAAACCTGAAGAACGAGCTTGTTAAAAAGAGTGTGCTACCGATTGCCACTGATGCTATATTTTATGCCGGAACAGGAAACTTGCTCTGTAGGTCTGAGGATAGGGTTTTTATATTTGATCTTCAGCAGAGGATTGTTCTTGGCGATCTTCAGACCCCTTTCATCAAGTATGTAGTCTGGTCTAATGAGAACAATGACAGTGTTGCTTTACTCAGCAAACATGCAATTGTCATTGCTAGCAAGAAGCTGGTGCATCAATGCACCCTCCACGAGACAATCCGTGTTAAAAGCGGAGCCTGGGATGACAATGGTATTTTTATTTAcacaacattaaatcatatcaAATACTGCCTTCCAAATGGAGACAGTGGGATAATAAAAACACTGGACGTCCCAATCTATATCACCAAGGTTGTTGGAAATACCATCTTCTGCTTGGGCCGGGATGGGAAAAACAAAGCTATAACCATTGATGCTACAGAGTATATCTTTAAGCTTTCCTTGTTGAAGAAAAGGTATGACCATGTTATGAACATGATAAAGAATTCACAACTTTGTGGACAAGCTATGATTGCTTATCTACAACAGAAAGGATTTCCTGAGGTTGCTCTCCATTTTGTGAAAGATGAGAGAATTCGATTCAATTTGGCTATAGAGAGTGGGAACATTCAAATTGCAGTTGCATCAGCTACAGCAATTGATGAGAAAGATCACTGGTACCAATTGGGAGTTGAAGCTCTTCGACAAGGCAATGCTGGTATAGTGGAGTATGCATATCAGAGGACCAagaattttgaaagattatCTTTCCTGTATCTCATCACTGGTAATGTAGAGAAACTATCAAAGATGTTGAAAATTGCTGAAGTCAAGAATGATGTCATGGGCCAGTTTCACAATGCCTTATATATGGGTGATATTCGAGAGCGTGTTAAGATATTGGAGAATGTGGGCCACTTGCCTCTTGCTTATATCACTGCATCAACCCATGGGCTACATGACGTTGCTGAAAGGCTTGCAGCTGAACTGGGGGACAACGTTCCATCTTTGCCCGAGGGGAAAGTACCATCTCTCTTGATACCTCCATCACCTGTACTGTGTTGTGGTGATTGGCCGCTCCTTAGGGTCATGCGAGGCATATTTGATGGTGGGTTTAGGAATGCCGATCAAGATGCTGACGAAGAAGAGTTTGATGATGCTCCTGAAGGTGATTGGGTTGAGGATATCGGCTTGGATGTTGATGGATTGGAAAATGGAGATGTTACTGCAATTTTGGATGATGGAGAGGCGGCTGAAGAAGGTGATGAAGAGGGTGGATGGGAGCTGGAAGATTTAGAGCTCCCCCCTGAAGCAGACACTCCAAAAGCTTCTGTCAGTACACGGTCTTCAGTTTTTGTGGCCCCAACACCTGGGATGGCAGTTAGCCAGATATGGATTCAGAGATCATCTCTTGCTGCTGATCATGCAGCTGCTGGCAATTTCGATACTGCAATGAGATTACTGAACAGGCAGCTTGGGATAAAAAACTTTGCCCCCTTGAGATCCATGTTCCTAGATCTTCATTCTGCCAGTCACTCGTATCTGCGCGCCTTTTCATCCGCTCCAGTTGTACCACTTGCTGTTGAAAGGGGTTGGACAGAGTCGTCTAGTCCAAATGTTAGAGGCCCACCAGCACTTCCTTACAAATTGTCTCAATTAGATGAAAAGCTCAAAGCTGGTTATAAGTCAACAACTGCTGGGAAATTCACCGAGGCTCTTCGGACATTTGCCAATATTCTCCACACAATCCCTTTGATTGTCGTTGAGTCAAGGAGGGAAGTGGATGATGTAAAGGAATTGATAATCATAGTCAAAGAGTATGTTCTGGCTCTGCAGATGGAGCTGAAAAGAAGGGAAATGAAGGACAATCCAGCACGCCAGCAGGAACTTGCAGCATATTTCACCCACTGCAATCTTCAGACACCTCACTTGAGGCTAGCTCTGTTGAACGCAATGACTGTCTGCTACAAAGCTAAGAACCTTGCCACAGCTGCTAACTTTGCCAGGAGACTACTCGAGACCAATCCTAGCATCGAAAACCAAGCTAAGACAGCAAGGCAAGTGCTGGCAGCTGCAGAAAGGAATTTGACTGATGCCACAGAGTTGAACTATGATTTCCGAAACCCATTTGTAATTTGTGGGGCAACCTATGTGCCCATTTATCGTGGACAGAAGGATGTCTCTTGCCCATATTGTACTTCCCGTTTTGTACCAACCCAGGATGGGCAGCTATGCACTGTGTGTGAACTTTCAGTTGTGGGGGCCGATGCTTCTGGATTGCTCTGTTCTCCTGCCCAGATTCGTTGA